Genomic DNA from Bacteroides zhangwenhongii:
ACATTCGGATAGCGTTCCGCTTCTTCCAAATTTGCCGGATTACGATACTTATTAATTATTGCCTGCGGCTTTATGTACGACCATGAATCCGGATACAAGCTCAACTCATGCTCAATAGCCATATTGCGCGCCATCAAAGCATCATAAGAATCCAACTTGTTAGGAAGTTTGGAAGGTATCTTCATCGTGGCATTGGCTGCAATGTTTATTTGGGCAGCTCCCTCAGTTCCGCGTTTGGTCGTTACTAAAATGACACCATTTGCACCTTTCACACCATAAACAGCAGTTGCAGAAGCATCCTTCAAGACAGAAATAGATTGTACAGAAGCAATATCCACACTGCTCATCGGACGTTCTATGCCATCCACCAGTACCAACGGGTCACTATTATTCCATGAACTAGTCCCACGTATTGTGATTTTCGGTTCTTCCTCACCCGGCATACCGGAGCTTTGAGTCGTTATAACCCCCGGCAGGTTACCGGTTAACGCCGCACCAATATCAGAAATGCCAGCCGCCCGTTCCAATACTTTTCCAGTGGTCTGCGTGATAGCACCTACCACACTCGCTTTCTTCTGTTGTCCGTAACCTACAACTACGACTTCTTCCAGCTGTTTAGTATCATCTTCCAACACCACTTTAATAAGACCTTTGGAAACCACTTTTACTTCCTGTGGCTTCATTCCTACATACGAAACAATAAGGGTAGACTTCTCATTGGGTACGGTCAATACAAAATTTCCATCTATATCTGAAATCGTACCTATTGAATTATTACCCTTTAAAACTACTGAGGCCCCAATAATCGTCTCACCATTACTGTCAAGAACTGTTCCCCTCACCGTCATTTCTTTTTGTGCTTGTGCTGTTACAAAACTAAACAACATAAGGAGAAACAAGTAAGGAATCTTTTGAATTTTCTTCGTTACATTTTTCATTACCATTAGTTTAAGATGTTAATTAACCACATTGTTTTCTAATCATCATTCTTTTTTTAATTGCACTAGCCGTCATTATAAATACCACTCATAGTTACTAGTATTAGATTTATATAAAAAAAATAATTATTTGCAAGTAGCGTATAATCCGATTGTAGTACCAGTAAATCCACCAGCCGTTGTAGTAGAGAGATAACTGGAATCTACATCTTTACAAAGCAGTTTCCAGCTTTTTTCACCATCAATAGAATAATAGAAATCGTAACCAATTCCTTGAGATACTAATTTCAAATATACCTCATTTGTATCCGCGTCTATTTCATCTGAAGCCAATGTCTGTTCCTTTTCACCGATTTGTTTCAGAGAAATATTTTTATTCTCACCCACTTTATTCAAGCAGAAAAAATATTGATGCGTCTCATCTTTAAACAACAGCATTCCGGCTGTTTCCTTATCGTCAGAAGGATTGAACAACATACGGGTAGCACATTCAAATTTATGATGTTGTAACCGACGACAAACAAATGCCGGAGTTTTCTTTTCCGTAGCGCTAATATCTGCACACTTCAAGGTCAGGTATCCGGGTGTTTCCGACAAAGAATATAGATCGGATGCAGAAGCTCTCAAAGTCATCCAAGTCATGTCAAGTACAGGAGAATCAAAGTTCGCTACTAACTCGAAGTTACCATAAGTAACTGTCGTATCGCGTTTCGCACCCTCACGTTTTACAATCATAGGTACTAAATCATCGCCTTGTGTCATGTACGGGAATCCGTCTTCACTCCATTTCACCGGCATCATAAATGTTTCACGTCCCAAATTCTCAAACTGATTATTAATAGGACGACAAGCCAGAAAAACAGCCCACCAATCTCCCTCTTTTGTTTGAATCAAGTCTGCATGACCAGCACAGGTTACCGAATTAGGACGGTCAGAATTCAAATGTCTTTGCGTCAGAATCGGATTGTTTTTCCATGGAAGAAATTTACCCATCGGAGAATCACCACGGAAAATCACTTCTGAATGCCAGTTCCCCGTTCCACCTTCGGCGGACATCAAGAAATACTTTCCATTTATTTTATATAAATGAGGACCTTCTATCCAAATTGGTTTATCTGCCGGTTGAGCTCCTTTGTTTACAAGAATTTTACGGGGACCGATCGTCTTATCCGCCTTCACATCAAACTCTTGTATGCGTATAGTACGGTGTCCGCTATATTCAGGTTTATTATCCGGAGCCTCATCATTATTAACAATATATGCCTTACCATCTTCATCAAAAAAGAAAGAAGGATCAATACCTCCGACCTCCGGCAACATGACGGGTTCCGACCATTCACCAAACGGGTCTTGCGTCTTAACAAAGAAATTTCCGGCTCCTACATTGGTTGTTACCATATAATATGTTTTGTTATACGGATTATAAGAAATAGCCGGGGCAAAAATACCACCACTCACTTTCTGTCCTTCCATCTTCACTAATTGCGAAGCACGATTCAACACATGTCCTATCTGTTTCCAATTCACCAAATCCTTGCTGTGAAAAATAGGAACACCGGGAAAATAGGTGAATGTAGATGTTACCAGGAAATAATCACCTTCTCCATTTGTGCAAACACTAGGATCGGAATACCATCCCGGCAAAATTGGATTATAAAAATAATCTTCACCTGACAGAGGATTGGAAATATAAAAATCATCATTTCCTTTATAGGAAAAATAATCAAAGAGAGCCACAGATTTTCCAATAGCCGGTAATTGTTGTTCTTTCTTTGAGTTACATGACATCATTGTTATCCCCAACATAAATATGGAGAGCCGGACGATTGACATTAATTGTATTACCTGTGTATTCTTCATAATACCTCTTATTTTCTTTATAATCAAATATGAATTACTGATCTTTTTCTGCAAAGATATGCCAGCTCATAAAACTACAAACATAATTATGTTACGAGCTTCTTTTCCAAAATAACATCTTCATTTTCAATGTTACATCTATCTTTTCCCTTGTAGCACAGTAAAACAATCATACTGATTATCAATGTATTACATTTCTACTTTTTTTATAATGAAAGAAATCAATATCCACATATCCACCTTTCGTTTTCGTAGCATAATTGAATATGGCAAACTTTGTTCCCATAAAAAACTTGGTAAAATCAAACTTCATTTTGAAATCCTGTCCGACCTTTATCCATTTGCGATTATCCAAACTATAATAGAAAGTAGCCAAATCACGATGCTGACTAAAATCACAGTCAATACGCAGATAAATCATATTCTGATCCAAGCCTATCCGCTCTTCCTCAACAGCGTCAACTTTCAGAATCGCTTTGTCAGAATCATTCAATTCTACAACATTCGTACTCATTGTGAGATATTTCTTATTTCCATCCATTATTATAGACAATAACCCCGAATCCCCGTTAAATGCACTAAATCCGGCGACATCCCCATCTTTCATGTGGGATATATCCATAGAAATAGTTCCACTACACGCAGGTCCTTCCATACGCTGTGTGATGGTATTGGGAGCAGCATACAAATTATCGACTATCCGATCCGTCTTAAGTCGCAAGTAACCGGGACGTTCACTCAAGGACCAGAAATCGTTCATCGGATTATGGTTCCACTGCCAGTTAAGCTTTAACTTGGAGACATCAAAATCATCACTTACCACCAAAGGGATTTCCGGATAGCCTTGAATCGGCTTCTCCATCACCAAAGGTACATGTCCATTTTCATCCCCCAGCATCGGCCAACCGTCTACCCAACGACATGGCATCAAGGTAGGAACACGTCCCACTCCGTTACGGTCTTGA
This window encodes:
- a CDS encoding glycoside hydrolase family 43 protein gives rise to the protein MKNTQVIQLMSIVRLSIFMLGITMMSCNSKKEQQLPAIGKSVALFDYFSYKGNDDFYISNPLSGEDYFYNPILPGWYSDPSVCTNGEGDYFLVTSTFTYFPGVPIFHSKDLVNWKQIGHVLNRASQLVKMEGQKVSGGIFAPAISYNPYNKTYYMVTTNVGAGNFFVKTQDPFGEWSEPVMLPEVGGIDPSFFFDEDGKAYIVNNDEAPDNKPEYSGHRTIRIQEFDVKADKTIGPRKILVNKGAQPADKPIWIEGPHLYKINGKYFLMSAEGGTGNWHSEVIFRGDSPMGKFLPWKNNPILTQRHLNSDRPNSVTCAGHADLIQTKEGDWWAVFLACRPINNQFENLGRETFMMPVKWSEDGFPYMTQGDDLVPMIVKREGAKRDTTVTYGNFELVANFDSPVLDMTWMTLRASASDLYSLSETPGYLTLKCADISATEKKTPAFVCRRLQHHKFECATRMLFNPSDDKETAGMLLFKDETHQYFFCLNKVGENKNISLKQIGEKEQTLASDEIDADTNEVYLKLVSQGIGYDFYYSIDGEKSWKLLCKDVDSSYLSTTTAGGFTGTTIGLYATCK